From the genome of Candidatus Rokuibacteriota bacterium, one region includes:
- a CDS encoding TMEM165/GDT1 family protein, producing MTALWTSFAVVALAEMGDKTQLIAFSLATRYRRPWTVMLGILLATLLNHALAATAGVWVARLIQPWALALLLGVTFIGFGVWTLFPDTAEEPGQHPGWGPLFSTIVIFFLAEMGDKTQLATVALGARYASTALVTAGTTAGMLAADGVAVFAATRLDRVVPFRWVRLVAAGLFFIFGLGALAGAAGLF from the coding sequence ATGACCGCGCTGTGGACCTCTTTCGCCGTCGTGGCGCTGGCGGAGATGGGCGACAAGACGCAGCTGATCGCCTTCTCGCTGGCGACGCGCTACCGCCGGCCGTGGACGGTGATGCTGGGGATCCTGCTGGCGACGCTGCTGAACCACGCCCTCGCGGCCACTGCCGGCGTGTGGGTGGCGCGTCTGATCCAGCCCTGGGCGCTCGCGCTGCTGCTCGGCGTCACGTTCATCGGCTTCGGCGTGTGGACGCTCTTCCCTGATACGGCGGAGGAGCCGGGGCAGCATCCCGGCTGGGGGCCGCTCTTCTCGACGATCGTGATCTTCTTTCTCGCCGAGATGGGCGACAAGACCCAGCTCGCCACCGTGGCCTTGGGCGCGCGCTACGCTTCGACGGCGCTCGTGACGGCGGGCACCACGGCGGGCATGCTGGCGGCGGACGGTGTGGCCGTGTTCGCGGCCACGAGGCTCGACCGCGTCGTGCCGTTCCGCTGGGTGCGCCTGGTCGCGGCCGGGCTCTTCTTCATCTTCGGCCTTGGCGCCCTTGCCGGCGCCGCGGGCCTCTTCTGA